The sequence GACCTTATCCATGACTTGAATGACCAATCCGTGCTGGACCGATTCATCAGCGTTAATGATGACGCTGGGATCGGGGTCCCGTTGCCGCGTGTCCGCCAGCCGTCCTGCCAACTCCCCCAGCGAGATGGGCTCCTTATTGTAAAAGAGCGTCCCCTCTTTGGTAATCGACAGCGACACTTCCTCTTGCACTTTATCGGTGGAGGATTCCGCTTCGGGCAAATTGACCGGCATTCCCCGTTGGAGCGTCATGGAGAGCGTGGCAATCATGAAAAACACCAACAGAAAAAACATGGTATCGATCATGGGAATGATTTCAATGCGGGCTTTTTTGGTTGGGGCAGCGGGCAATCTCATGAGTGAATCAGTCTCCGATGTCTGAGGCGAGGGTTGGAACATCCAGCATAGCGAACCGGATGTTCCAACTTCAAATCCTATTCGCGGGGAATCGATTAATTAAATTTCCACTCCACTCCGGCAAATCCGCTGATACCCTGTCCGGGATTAAAATACCGTCCCAAGCTATCATTGACGACCACCGCACCCGCATAGGTTTGGTTGGTCAGATTGCGACCCTCAGCGAAGAATGACAGTGTTTTCCCATAATTAT is a genomic window of Nitrospiraceae bacterium containing:
- a CDS encoding biopolymer transporter ExbD: MRLPAAPTKKARIEIIPMIDTMFFLLVFFMIATLSMTLQRGMPVNLPEAESSTDKVQEEVSLSITKEGTLFYNKEPISLGELAGRLADTRQRDPDPSVIINADESVQHGLVIQVMDKVRLSGIHNMAIATKPIPTS